One window of Manihot esculenta cultivar AM560-2 chromosome 17, M.esculenta_v8, whole genome shotgun sequence genomic DNA carries:
- the LOC110605169 gene encoding transcription factor TCP2, giving the protein MEVEEIQTQPSKFSRVGNGRSETSKIGQKGSGDHQYPDDEEEEELKRPNLGCGSIGGAGDDAGSANRLRGWHHSSRIIRVSRASGGKDRHSKVWTSKGLRDRRVRLSVNTAIQFYDLQDRLGYDQPSKAVEWLINAAANAINKLPSLNGSFPDTPKQLNDEKRTSDATEQGLDSADVELDDPNFNQNQNQHLSLSKSACSSTSDTSKGSGLSLSRPDIRRNRDKARERARERAAKEKEKENDSRIAHHQNMNPISQNSTFTELLTAGISSVSNNDNNNNSNNNGATASPCSEANLFHNKTAPSRQWPLTPMDYFGTGLLGTSSSRTTHHPSGFSGQFQLGNSIPPTMTMSIPPFNFSGENHQEQLQHFPFVSDHLIPVASTQPGPGADYNLSFTISSGLAGFNRGTLQSNSSSPSLFSHLQRFSSSPIDGSTNVPFFIGAAGPPPPPMENHHHHHQFPPPGLQLCYGDGSRHSEQKGKGKN; this is encoded by the coding sequence atggaggtggaagagatTCAGACACAACCAAGTAAGTTCTCTAGAGTCGGTAATGGAAGAAGTGAAACTAGCAAAATAGGCCAAAAGGGAAGTGGTGACCATCAATACCCAGATgacgaagaagaagaggagcTCAAAAGGCCTAATCTTGGCTGTGGAAGTATTGGTGGTGCCGGAGACGATGCCGGAAGCGCCAATAGGCTTCGCGGGTGGCACCATTCGTCACGCATAATTAGGGTTTCTAGAGCTTCCGGGGGGAAAGATCGACACAGCAAGGTATGGACCTCAAAGGGGCTAAGGGACCGGAGGGTCCGGTTATCGGTGAACACCGCAATACAATTCTACGATCTCCAAGATCGGTTAGGCTATGACCAGCCGAGCAAAGCAGTGGAATGGCTGATTAATGCAGCTGCAAATGCAATAAACAAGCTTCCTTCGCTAAATGGTTCTTTCCCTGACACACCAAAGCAATTAAACGATGAGAAAAGAACAAGTGATGCTACTGAACAAGGACTTGATTCAGCTGATGTGGAGCTGGACGACCCCAATTTTAACCAGAACCAGAACCAGCATCTTTCATTGTCAAAATCTGCTTGCAGTAGCACTTCAGACACAAGCAAAGGGTCAGGGCTATCCCTGTCGAGGCCTGACATTCGACGAAACCGTGACAAGGCTCGAGAGAGAGCAAGGGAGAGAGCAGCcaaggagaaggagaaagagAATGATTCACGCATTGCGCATCACCAGAATATGAATCCCATTTCTCAAAACTCTACATTTACGGAGCTTTTAACTGCTGGAATTAGTAGTGTAAGCAATAATGATAACAACAACAATAGCAACAATAATGGTGCTACTGCTAGTCCTTGTTCTGAGGCTAACTTGTTTCACAACAAGACTGCACCGTCCAGGCAGTGGCCTTTGACCCCAATGGATTACTTTGGCACAGGGCTTTTAGGGACTTCATCGTCGAGGACAACCCACCATCCATCGGGGTTTTCAGGGCAATTCCAGTTGGGGAATTCAATTCCTCCAACAATGACAATGTCGATCCCTCCATTCAATTTCTCGGGGGAGAATCACCAGGAGCAGTTGCAGCATTTTCCTTTCGTTTCCGATCATTTGATCCCAGTGGCCTCGACACAGCCGGGTCCCGGTGCGGACTATAATCTCAGCTTCACCATTTCTTCAGGCCTTGCTGGTTTCAATAGGGGGACCCTTCAGTCCAATTCTTCATCACCTTCTCTTTTTTCTCACCTCCAGAGGTTTTCGTCTTCTCCCATAGACGGCTCAACAAATGTACCTTTCTTCATTGGTGCTGCTGGACCACCGCCACCACCAATGGAGAATCATCACCACCATCATCAGTTCCCACCACCTGGGTTGCAGCTCTGCTACGGAGATGGAAGCAGACATTCTGAACAGAAAGGCAAAGGGAAGAACTGA